A part of Deinococcus aerolatus genomic DNA contains:
- a CDS encoding GMC family oxidoreductase, protein MAPTDALPTDLDVLVIGTGAGGAPLLARLASAGLKVAALEAGVRHPPEGIATDEVAQAGLFWMDERLAAGKDPVSFGRNNSGRGVGGSTLHYTAYTPRAQPDDLRLKTEFGQGEDWPLEFAELEPYYDELEYFLGVSGPAEYPWGPQRRRPYRHPPLPLNGAARLMQRACAEIGMRTSPAANAALSRPQEQPGYGTRHTCTNRGFCQAGCSVGAKASMDVTFLALAESLGAQIVDGAQVTSLTMRGGHVTGAEFVRGDRLEHLSARTVILAAGAVETPRLLLMNGLANSSGQVGRNFMAHVGVQVWGQVDDDLRPYKGIPGGLISEDTHRVPGLIGGYLLQSLGVMPVTYATQYARGTLTWGPELIQHLSGYNHVAGINVLGECLPYEHNRLELSDELDGRGLPKPRVHFSFGENEKRMTVHAEALMRDLWGRIGARDVWALPRAAHTLGTARMGTDPATSVVNPDGRTHDIENLWICDNSTFPSSLSVNPALTQMALSLRTADALLGGLKG, encoded by the coding sequence ATGGCCCCCACTGACGCGCTGCCCACCGATCTGGACGTGCTGGTGATTGGTACGGGCGCGGGCGGCGCACCGCTCCTGGCGCGGCTGGCGTCGGCGGGCCTGAAGGTGGCCGCGCTGGAGGCGGGCGTGCGCCATCCTCCGGAAGGCATTGCCACCGACGAGGTCGCGCAGGCCGGGCTGTTCTGGATGGACGAGCGGCTGGCGGCCGGCAAGGACCCGGTGTCCTTCGGGCGCAACAACAGCGGGCGCGGCGTGGGCGGCAGCACCCTGCACTACACCGCCTACACGCCGCGTGCCCAGCCGGACGACTTGAGGCTGAAAACCGAGTTCGGGCAGGGCGAGGACTGGCCGCTGGAATTTGCCGAGCTGGAGCCCTACTACGACGAGCTGGAGTACTTTCTGGGCGTGTCCGGTCCAGCCGAGTACCCCTGGGGACCGCAGCGCAGGCGTCCCTACCGCCACCCCCCGCTGCCACTGAACGGGGCCGCCCGGCTGATGCAGCGGGCCTGCGCCGAGATCGGCATGCGGACCTCGCCCGCTGCCAACGCCGCCCTGAGCCGCCCGCAGGAGCAGCCCGGCTACGGCACGCGCCACACCTGCACCAACCGGGGGTTCTGTCAGGCGGGCTGCTCGGTGGGGGCCAAGGCCAGCATGGACGTGACGTTTCTGGCGCTGGCCGAATCGCTTGGCGCGCAGATCGTGGACGGCGCTCAGGTCACATCTCTGACCATGCGGGGCGGGCACGTGACCGGCGCGGAGTTCGTGCGCGGAGACCGGCTGGAACACCTGTCTGCCAGAACGGTCATCCTCGCCGCCGGGGCGGTGGAAACGCCGCGCCTGCTGCTGATGAACGGGCTGGCCAACAGCAGCGGGCAGGTGGGGCGCAACTTCATGGCGCATGTGGGCGTGCAGGTCTGGGGGCAGGTGGACGATGACCTGCGCCCCTACAAGGGCATTCCCGGCGGCCTGATCAGCGAGGACACCCACCGCGTGCCGGGGCTGATCGGCGGTTACCTGCTGCAGTCGCTGGGCGTGATGCCCGTGACCTACGCCACCCAGTACGCACGCGGCACGCTGACGTGGGGGCCAGAGCTAATCCAGCACCTGAGCGGCTACAACCACGTCGCCGGTATCAACGTGCTGGGGGAGTGTCTGCCCTATGAGCACAACCGTCTGGAACTCTCGGACGAGCTTGACGGGCGCGGGCTGCCCAAACCACGCGTGCACTTCTCCTTTGGAGAGAACGAGAAGCGCATGACCGTCCACGCCGAGGCGCTGATGCGTGACCTGTGGGGCCGCATTGGCGCGCGGGACGTGTGGGCGCTGCCGCGCGCCGCGCACACGCTGGGCACGGCCCGCATGGGCACCGATCCCGCCACCAGCGTCGTGAACCCGGATGGCCGCACGCACGACATAGAGAACCTGTGGATCTGCGACAACTCCACCTTCCCCAGTTCCCTGAGCGTCAACCCCGCCCTGACCCAGATGGCCCTGAGCCTGCGGACGGCAGACGCCCTGCTGGGCGGGTTGAAAGGATAG
- a CDS encoding NADH-quinone oxidoreductase subunit J family protein, with protein sequence MMIAFILLGALSLVGGIITISAKNAVHAALGLVGTLISVAGLFATLNASFLAATQVIVYAGAIMVLFLFVIMLLNANTPITGRDPIPYVRELAGLGGVVLAGSFTVLAFSYTEPRPLAEATAALGGGSASVVGETLLTRFLLPFEAVSILLLVAIVGAVALVQRSVPQPDNVPDSEAELLAPPVGSASRSGPQPVLQHRDDEGEVRA encoded by the coding sequence ATGATGATCGCCTTTATTCTCCTCGGCGCGCTCTCCCTGGTGGGCGGCATCATTACCATCTCGGCGAAGAACGCGGTGCATGCGGCGCTGGGCCTGGTGGGCACCCTGATCAGCGTGGCGGGGCTGTTTGCCACCCTGAACGCCTCGTTCCTGGCGGCCACGCAGGTGATCGTGTACGCCGGGGCGATCATGGTGCTGTTCCTGTTCGTGATCATGCTGCTGAACGCCAACACGCCCATCACCGGGCGCGATCCGATTCCCTACGTGCGCGAACTGGCGGGCCTGGGCGGTGTGGTGCTGGCCGGATCGTTCACGGTCCTGGCCTTTTCCTACACGGAGCCGCGCCCGCTGGCCGAGGCGACGGCGGCGCTGGGCGGTGGCTCGGCGTCGGTGGTGGGGGAGACCCTGCTGACCCGCTTCCTGCTGCCGTTCGAGGCGGTCAGCATTCTGCTGCTGGTCGCCATTGTGGGCGCGGTGGCGCTGGTGCAGCGGTCCGTGCCGCAACCGGACAACGTGCCCGACAGTGAGGCCGAACTGCTGGCCCCGCCGGTGGGCTCGGCTTCCAGGAGCGGCCCGCAACCTGTCTTGCAGCACCGTGACGACGAAGGGGAGGTGCGCGCGTAA
- a CDS encoding alpha/beta fold hydrolase has translation MTPLVLVHGFGTSRHVWRRVLEGLEAQAVDLPGFGDAADAGKAGQTVEDMAQALAGALREAGGGPYRVAAHSMGGKVALRLAARHPELISELVLIAPSPPTPEPMDPPARATLRAAHGDRAALGTQYHDITRQPVPEQDFAHLISDGLRASHDAWVAWPDVGSREDISGQLGGLDLPITVLYSEDDPAISPGTIRAEVLARWPQARAVAIRGSGHLIPLEDPQAVLELLQATEERP, from the coding sequence ATGACGCCCCTCGTTCTGGTTCATGGCTTCGGCACCTCGCGCCACGTCTGGCGGCGGGTGCTGGAAGGCCTGGAGGCGCAGGCCGTTGACCTGCCCGGTTTCGGGGACGCGGCTGACGCTGGCAAGGCTGGACAGACGGTAGAAGACATGGCGCAGGCTCTCGCCGGAGCGCTGCGCGAGGCAGGTGGCGGGCCTTACCGCGTGGCGGCGCATTCGATGGGCGGCAAGGTGGCCCTGCGGCTGGCCGCCCGGCATCCCGAACTGATATCCGAACTGGTTCTGATCGCTCCCTCGCCGCCCACGCCCGAACCGATGGACCCGCCAGCCCGCGCAACGCTCCGCGCCGCCCACGGGGACCGCGCTGCCCTGGGCACCCAGTATCACGACATCACCCGCCAACCCGTTCCCGAACAGGATTTCGCGCACCTCATCTCGGATGGTCTGCGGGCCAGCCACGACGCCTGGGTGGCCTGGCCCGACGTGGGCAGCCGCGAGGACATCTCCGGCCAACTCGGCGGCCTCGATCTGCCTATCACCGTCCTGTATTCGGAAGACGACCCGGCCATCTCGCCCGGGACCATCCGCGCGGAAGTGCTGGCACGGTGGCCCCAGGCCCGCGCGGTGGCCATTCGCGGCAGCGGCCACCTGATTCCGCTGGAAGACCCGCAGGCCGTGCTGGAGCTTCTTCAAGCCACGGAGGAACGACCATGA
- a CDS encoding gluconate 2-dehydrogenase subunit 3 family protein, which yields MTPEERSAVLALLHSAHVTEPTRRALLERLDARYERQFFDEAEFGQLRALAVRLVPHDPADMDLTGTVDHRLHAGAGDGWRYADAPPDGDAYRALLAALPDGFETLDAEAQDTAIPAVQASHPHAFEDLLAELTEAFMAHPLTQYRFGYVGFADAPQWPHVGPNELEPREVAYGPH from the coding sequence GTGACGCCCGAAGAGCGAAGTGCCGTGCTCGCCCTGCTGCATTCGGCGCATGTCACGGAGCCGACGCGGCGGGCGCTGCTGGAAAGATTGGATGCCAGATATGAGCGTCAGTTTTTTGACGAGGCGGAATTTGGGCAGTTGCGGGCGCTGGCCGTGCGCCTCGTGCCCCACGATCCCGCCGACATGGACCTGACCGGAACGGTGGACCACCGCCTGCACGCTGGCGCGGGTGACGGCTGGCGCTACGCCGACGCGCCGCCGGACGGGGACGCCTACCGGGCGCTGCTGGCCGCCCTGCCGGACGGTTTTGAGACGCTGGACGCCGAGGCCCAGGACACCGCCATCCCCGCCGTTCAGGCCTCTCACCCGCACGCCTTTGAGGACCTGCTGGCCGAGCTGACCGAGGCGTTCATGGCCCACCCGTTGACGCAGTACCGCTTTGGCTACGTGGGCTTTGCGGACGCACCCCAGTGGCCCCACGTTGGCCCCAATGAGTTGGAACCACGCGAGGTTGCGTATGGCCCCCACTGA
- a CDS encoding Gfo/Idh/MocA family protein: protein MTSEKTSENGAERKDLQPLPDARTQQVGYAVLGIGTLTIDELLPAFAVGQRSRLAAVVSDDHEKAVAAARAYGLTDADAYDYDRFEELQSRDDVHAVYIVLPNSLHREYTERAAKIGKHVLCEKPLAATSEDAEAMVRVCAEHGVRLMTAYRCQYTPHHWRARDLIQGGDLGQIKLIHSVNVQVEPNDGQWRLKDALAGGGSLLDVGLYCLNTIRFLLAEEPSEVYAQTFSTPGDERFAEVEETVAWQMTFPSGVIAHCSCSYGAAHARTLDVFGADARLTLDPAFDYTNLRLLVSRADTITEHRLPETDQFALEIDHFSACIKEDREPFTPGEEGLQDQRLMAAIYQSAREGRPIKLEAVEKKDAFRGPLPNRDFADRA, encoded by the coding sequence ATGACCAGTGAAAAGACCAGTGAGAACGGCGCCGAACGCAAAGACCTCCAGCCGCTGCCCGATGCCAGGACGCAGCAGGTGGGCTACGCCGTGCTGGGCATCGGCACGCTGACCATCGACGAGTTGCTGCCCGCCTTCGCGGTGGGCCAGCGCTCCAGGCTGGCAGCGGTGGTCAGCGATGACCACGAGAAGGCGGTGGCGGCGGCCCGCGCCTACGGCCTGACCGACGCCGACGCCTACGACTATGACCGCTTCGAGGAACTCCAGTCCCGCGACGACGTGCACGCCGTCTACATCGTGCTGCCCAACAGCCTGCACCGCGAGTACACCGAGCGGGCCGCAAAAATCGGCAAGCATGTGCTGTGCGAGAAGCCGCTGGCCGCCACCTCCGAGGATGCGGAGGCGATGGTGAGGGTCTGCGCCGAACACGGCGTCCGGCTGATGACGGCCTACCGCTGCCAGTACACCCCGCACCACTGGCGGGCGCGTGACCTGATTCAGGGGGGCGACCTGGGCCAGATCAAGCTGATCCACTCGGTCAACGTGCAGGTGGAGCCGAACGACGGGCAGTGGCGCCTCAAGGACGCGCTGGCCGGCGGCGGCTCGCTGCTGGACGTGGGCCTGTACTGCCTGAACACCATCCGCTTCCTGTTGGCCGAGGAGCCGTCTGAAGTCTACGCCCAGACCTTCAGCACGCCTGGAGACGAACGCTTCGCGGAAGTCGAGGAAACGGTGGCGTGGCAGATGACCTTTCCCAGCGGCGTGATCGCGCACTGCTCGTGCTCCTACGGCGCGGCGCATGCCCGCACGCTGGACGTGTTCGGCGCAGACGCCCGCCTGACGCTGGACCCCGCTTTCGACTACACCAACCTGCGCCTGTTGGTCAGCCGCGCCGACACCATCACCGAACACCGCCTGCCTGAAACCGATCAGTTCGCCCTGGAAATCGATCATTTCTCGGCCTGCATCAAGGAGGACCGTGAGCCGTTCACCCCCGGCGAGGAGGGGCTGCAGGACCAGCGGCTGATGGCCGCCATCTACCAGTCGGCGCGCGAGGGCAGACCCATCAAACTTGAAGCGGTAGAGAAAAAGGACGCCTTTCGGGGCCCGCTGCCGAACCGGGATTTCGCCGATCGGGCGTAG
- the nuoK gene encoding NADH-quinone oxidoreductase subunit NuoK has protein sequence MVPTSYYIALSGILFALGMIGVLTRRTAIMVFLSVELMLNAANIALVAFARSWGDLTGQTAVFIVMTLAAAEVAIGLAIIVAIFRKRETTNVDDLAAMKG, from the coding sequence ATGGTGCCCACCAGTTATTACATCGCCCTGTCGGGCATTCTTTTTGCCCTGGGCATGATCGGCGTGCTGACCCGCCGCACCGCGATCATGGTCTTCCTGAGCGTGGAGCTGATGCTGAACGCCGCCAACATCGCGCTGGTGGCCTTTGCCCGCTCCTGGGGTGACCTGACCGGGCAGACCGCCGTGTTTATCGTGATGACCCTGGCCGCCGCCGAGGTGGCGATTGGCCTGGCCATCATCGTCGCCATCTTCCGCAAGCGCGAGACCACCAACGTGGACGATCTCGCGGCGATGAAAGGCTGA
- the nuoI gene encoding NADH-quinone oxidoreductase subunit NuoI, with the protein MGVLDIAKGMGLTLGKLFQKPVTVSYPEERATLQPRFRGRHVLTRHPGTGLEKCIGCSLCAAACPAYAIYVEAAENDPAAPHSPGERYAKVYEINMLRCIFCGMCEEACPTGAVVMGNEFEMADYRYGDFVYAKEDMLVGVTGSLPQRREAAKSGKPVRLGFQLDGPPRAELEGVEYP; encoded by the coding sequence ATGGGCGTTCTTGACATTGCCAAGGGCATGGGCCTGACACTGGGCAAGCTGTTCCAGAAGCCCGTGACCGTCAGTTACCCGGAAGAGCGGGCGACCCTGCAACCCCGGTTCCGGGGACGGCACGTCCTGACCCGGCATCCCGGCACCGGCCTGGAAAAGTGCATCGGCTGCTCGCTGTGCGCCGCCGCGTGCCCGGCCTACGCCATCTACGTGGAGGCCGCCGAGAACGATCCGGCCGCCCCGCACAGCCCCGGCGAGCGTTACGCCAAGGTCTACGAGATCAACATGCTGCGCTGCATCTTCTGCGGCATGTGTGAGGAAGCCTGCCCCACCGGCGCGGTGGTGATGGGCAACGAGTTCGAGATGGCCGACTACCGGTACGGCGACTTCGTGTACGCCAAGGAAGACATGCTGGTGGGCGTGACCGGCAGCCTGCCCCAGCGCCGCGAGGCCGCGAAGAGTGGCAAGCCTGTCCGCCTGGGCTTTCAGCTGGACGGTCCGCCACGCGCGGAACTGGAGGGGGTGGAGTATCCGTGA
- a CDS encoding NADH-quinone oxidoreductase subunit N produces MPQLVPPDVAFLPLLPILLVLAGALLSTLLGFWVGRRTLTVINIAAVVLSGASMMFLWNGGLTSFGGGLQADNAAILLGLTVLVGTLMTLLVSLDTAWRERVSFPEFDAMLMYAVTGCLLIVFSGDLVVMLIGLEIMSLAGYVLATLQGSRRAEESGLKYFLLGAVGSAILIYGIAFVYGATGSLNYAAIAAKVGSVSNLTPDNVGILVGGSLLLLAGFGFKIALVPFHQWTPDVYSGAPTTTFLFLSTVVKVAAFAGMLRVFGGALTDAPGWASTLQILTAATLIIGNTAALFQTNFKRLLAYSAVAHTGFLAMCLLGTPALGGAALGYYLLVYTLMTGAALAVVAALQRTEAGFEINDMRGLYYRHPGYAIALSVCLASLAGLPPFAGFFGKYLAFQAAFQNGYVWLSVLAAVTSVAALVYYLRPAMLMFMPDRTPAREYAHGQRFPTTFTVALGVAGVTVLGILPNVWYGWVANPAIWQLLAGR; encoded by the coding sequence ATGCCTCAACTTGTTCCGCCTGATGTCGCCTTTCTGCCGCTGCTGCCCATCCTGCTGGTGCTGGCGGGCGCGCTGCTCAGCACCCTGCTGGGTTTCTGGGTGGGCCGCCGCACGCTGACTGTAATCAACATCGCCGCCGTGGTCCTGTCGGGCGCGAGCATGATGTTCCTCTGGAACGGGGGGCTGACCTCCTTTGGCGGCGGTCTGCAGGCCGACAACGCCGCCATTCTGCTGGGCCTGACTGTGCTGGTGGGCACCCTGATGACCCTGCTGGTGTCGCTGGACACCGCGTGGCGCGAGCGGGTGTCGTTTCCCGAGTTTGACGCGATGCTGATGTACGCCGTGACCGGCTGCCTGCTGATCGTGTTTTCCGGTGACCTGGTCGTGATGCTGATCGGGCTGGAGATCATGAGCCTGGCGGGCTACGTGCTGGCCACCCTCCAGGGGTCGCGCCGCGCCGAGGAATCGGGCCTGAAGTACTTCCTGCTGGGCGCGGTGGGCAGCGCCATCCTGATCTACGGCATCGCCTTTGTGTACGGTGCCACCGGTAGCCTCAACTACGCCGCCATTGCCGCGAAGGTGGGCAGCGTGAGCAACCTGACCCCCGACAACGTGGGGATTCTGGTGGGCGGCAGCCTGCTGCTGCTGGCGGGCTTCGGCTTCAAGATCGCCCTGGTGCCCTTTCACCAGTGGACGCCCGACGTGTACAGCGGCGCCCCCACCACCACCTTCCTGTTCCTCAGCACGGTGGTCAAGGTGGCCGCCTTTGCCGGCATGCTGCGTGTGTTTGGCGGCGCGCTGACCGACGCGCCCGGCTGGGCCAGTACCCTGCAGATCCTGACGGCGGCCACGCTGATCATCGGCAATACGGCGGCGCTGTTCCAGACCAACTTCAAGCGCCTGCTGGCGTACTCGGCGGTGGCCCACACCGGCTTCCTGGCGATGTGCCTGCTGGGCACCCCGGCACTGGGCGGCGCGGCGCTGGGCTACTACCTGCTGGTCTACACCCTGATGACCGGCGCGGCCCTGGCCGTGGTGGCCGCCCTGCAGCGCACCGAGGCCGGCTTTGAGATCAATGACATGCGCGGGCTGTATTACCGCCATCCCGGTTACGCCATCGCCCTGTCGGTGTGCCTGGCGTCGCTGGCGGGCCTGCCGCCCTTCGCGGGCTTCTTCGGCAAGTACCTGGCGTTCCAGGCGGCGTTCCAGAACGGGTACGTGTGGCTGTCGGTGCTGGCCGCCGTCACCAGCGTGGCCGCGCTGGTCTACTACCTGCGGCCCGCCATGCTGATGTTCATGCCCGACCGTACCCCGGCCCGCGAATACGCACACGGCCAGCGCTTCCCCACCACCTTTACGGTCGCGCTGGGCGTGGCTGGCGTGACTGTACTGGGCATTCTGCCCAACGTGTGGTACGGCTGGGTGGCCAACCCCGCCATCTGGCAGCTGCTGGCCGGGCGCTAG
- a CDS encoding NADH-quinone oxidoreductase subunit M has protein sequence MFDPKWLPTLMIFLPLLGSLLIFVTPNRWRDEMAGFMAAVTLGLGLMIWYAGGSGLLSLNWIPALGITYSVELSGVSLALAMVTAFMSFIAVLYAARRIPNPGTMLALILAMETGLLGIFAARDLILFYVFFEDALLPSLLMLAIYGKAHRMRALVKFAAYTLFGSLLMLVSIIGVRYLGGSPTFALVDLKQNLVTGPAQTWLYLGFLTAMAVKLPLWPLHAWLPDFHEQNHDSGIPDVMGTLYKVGGYGLFTFAIPLFPDASLELRPILMGLAAFTALYSAWIAFGQQDWKRLLAYAGLSHMGFVALGVFSLNETAVIGAMYLLAFQNLYTGALFLSVGMVQERIGSLDTRVGGLMTGAGALGGLTMALWFASIAVPGFAGFIGEFSVLLGAYQVSPWLAFVAGLTTIAAAAYALTAFQTTFWQARPLGGVVVRDLVHTEWLILGLPLVVAIFFGVYSAPALNLMQPAVKSVLAALGGN, from the coding sequence ATGTTTGATCCCAAATGGCTTCCCACCCTCATGATTTTCCTGCCGCTGCTGGGCAGTCTGCTGATCTTCGTGACCCCCAACCGCTGGCGCGACGAGATGGCCGGATTCATGGCTGCCGTGACGCTGGGCCTGGGGCTGATGATCTGGTACGCGGGGGGCTCCGGGCTGCTGAGCCTCAACTGGATTCCCGCGCTGGGCATCACCTACAGCGTGGAACTGTCGGGCGTCAGCTTGGCCTTGGCAATGGTCACGGCCTTCATGTCGTTTATCGCCGTGCTGTACGCGGCGCGGCGCATTCCCAACCCCGGCACCATGCTGGCGCTGATCCTGGCCATGGAAACAGGGCTGCTGGGCATCTTTGCCGCCCGTGACCTGATCCTGTTCTACGTCTTCTTCGAGGACGCCCTGCTGCCGTCCCTGCTGATGCTGGCGATCTACGGCAAGGCGCACCGGATGCGGGCGCTGGTCAAGTTCGCGGCCTACACGCTGTTCGGCAGCCTGCTGATGCTGGTCTCAATCATCGGCGTGCGCTACCTGGGCGGCAGCCCGACGTTTGCCCTGGTGGACCTGAAACAGAATCTGGTGACCGGTCCGGCGCAGACGTGGCTGTACCTGGGCTTCCTGACCGCGATGGCGGTCAAGCTGCCGCTGTGGCCGCTGCACGCGTGGCTGCCCGACTTTCACGAGCAGAACCACGACAGCGGTATTCCCGACGTGATGGGCACGCTGTACAAGGTGGGCGGCTACGGGCTGTTCACCTTCGCCATCCCGCTGTTCCCCGACGCCTCGCTGGAACTGCGCCCGATTTTAATGGGACTGGCGGCCTTCACGGCCCTGTATTCCGCCTGGATCGCCTTCGGGCAGCAGGACTGGAAACGGCTGCTGGCCTACGCGGGCCTGTCTCACATGGGCTTCGTGGCGCTGGGCGTCTTTTCCCTGAACGAGACCGCCGTGATCGGCGCGATGTACCTGCTGGCCTTCCAGAACCTGTACACCGGGGCGTTGTTCCTGAGCGTGGGTATGGTGCAGGAACGCATCGGCAGCCTGGACACCCGTGTGGGTGGATTGATGACCGGAGCCGGCGCGCTGGGCGGCCTGACCATGGCGCTGTGGTTCGCCTCGATTGCCGTGCCGGGCTTTGCCGGGTTCATCGGCGAGTTCTCGGTGCTGCTGGGCGCGTATCAGGTGTCGCCGTGGCTGGCCTTCGTGGCGGGCCTGACCACCATCGCCGCCGCCGCCTACGCCCTGACCGCCTTTCAGACCACCTTCTGGCAGGCCCGTCCGCTGGGCGGGGTGGTGGTGCGTGACCTGGTGCACACCGAGTGGCTGATCCTGGGGCTGCCGCTGGTGGTCGCTATCTTCTTCGGCGTCTACAGCGCCCCGGCGCTGAACCTGATGCAGCCGGCCGTGAAATCCGTTCTCGCTGCCCTCGGAGGCAACTGA
- the nuoL gene encoding NADH-quinone oxidoreductase subunit L yields MPLLYLLPLLPLIGFALLMVLPRLFPGKTGGWLATGLIGAAFVVAVIRYLGQTDVPAQETLWTWLPNMALNANLSVGFYLDQLSALMALIITGIGFLIHLYSISYMAHDARFTRFFAFLNFFVAMMLILVLADSYPLMFVGWEGVGMASYLLIGFWFSGRGSESSDKDIRAAGEQEGVNNSNAARKAFIMNRIGDLGFMLGMFLLYKLYGTLSIPELATRVEGVSVATAGVELACLFLLVGAIGKSGQLPLTTWLPDAMAGPTPVSALIHAATMVTAGVYLITRSHFLYELAPNASLWVAWVGGLTALYGALAALNQHDIKKILAFSTVSQLGYMFLAVGLGAYSAGVFHLLSHAFFKALLFLAAGAVIHALHDEQDVRRMGGLRRFMPFTHLVSIAGVLAISGIPIWSGFFSKDAILAAAFESQPVLYAIGLIVALLTAFYMGRWYFLVWRGEYRGAAATGVAHPHEADTITKIPLGILAAGATLIGFLNIPTFLGGGHAFDSYLGRAIPQEAHEIAVSTEWLLTVLAVAAGVAGLLWAFAQHRARSLDNGPLGQFSASALYLDNVYDGVVGAPSRAIAGALDTVDRGTDGLIGSVSRNTAAPGGLFTLWQSGFVRAYAVSMLLGTAAIIGYWALKMIGSGA; encoded by the coding sequence GTGCCTCTTCTGTATCTGCTGCCCCTGCTGCCTTTAATAGGCTTTGCCCTGCTGATGGTCCTTCCACGACTCTTTCCCGGGAAAACCGGCGGCTGGCTGGCGACCGGTCTCATCGGCGCGGCCTTTGTCGTGGCCGTCATCCGCTACCTGGGCCAGACCGACGTGCCCGCGCAGGAAACCCTGTGGACGTGGCTGCCCAACATGGCGCTGAACGCCAACCTGAGCGTCGGCTTCTATCTGGATCAATTGAGCGCCCTGATGGCTTTAATCATCACCGGTATCGGCTTCCTGATCCACCTGTATTCCATCAGCTACATGGCGCACGACGCCCGGTTTACGCGCTTTTTCGCCTTCCTGAACTTCTTCGTCGCCATGATGCTGATTCTGGTGCTGGCCGACTCCTACCCGCTGATGTTCGTGGGCTGGGAAGGCGTGGGCATGGCCTCTTACCTGCTGATCGGCTTCTGGTTCAGCGGGCGCGGCAGCGAGTCTTCAGACAAGGACATCCGCGCGGCGGGCGAGCAGGAGGGCGTCAACAACTCCAATGCGGCCCGCAAGGCGTTCATCATGAACCGCATCGGTGATCTGGGCTTCATGCTGGGCATGTTCCTGCTGTACAAGCTGTACGGCACCCTGAGCATTCCCGAACTGGCCACGCGGGTGGAGGGCGTGAGCGTCGCCACCGCCGGGGTGGAACTGGCCTGCCTGTTCCTGCTGGTGGGCGCGATTGGCAAGAGCGGTCAGTTGCCGCTGACCACCTGGCTGCCCGACGCGATGGCCGGCCCCACGCCCGTCTCGGCGCTGATTCACGCCGCCACAATGGTCACGGCCGGGGTGTATCTGATCACCCGCAGCCACTTCCTGTACGAACTGGCCCCCAACGCCTCGCTGTGGGTGGCCTGGGTGGGCGGCCTGACCGCGTTGTACGGCGCATTGGCGGCCCTGAACCAGCACGACATCAAGAAGATTCTGGCGTTCTCCACCGTCTCGCAACTGGGCTACATGTTCCTGGCCGTGGGGCTGGGGGCATACTCGGCGGGGGTGTTCCACCTGCTGAGCCATGCGTTTTTCAAGGCGCTGCTGTTCCTGGCAGCGGGCGCGGTGATTCACGCCCTGCATGACGAACAGGACGTGCGGCGCATGGGCGGCCTGCGGCGGTTCATGCCGTTCACGCATCTGGTGTCCATCGCGGGCGTTCTCGCCATCAGCGGCATCCCCATCTGGAGCGGCTTCTTCTCCAAGGACGCCATTCTGGCCGCCGCCTTCGAGTCCCAGCCGGTGCTGTACGCCATCGGCCTGATTGTGGCGCTGCTGACCGCCTTCTACATGGGCCGCTGGTACTTCCTGGTGTGGCGCGGCGAGTACCGGGGGGCCGCCGCCACCGGCGTCGCGCACCCGCACGAGGCCGACACCATCACCAAGATTCCGCTGGGCATTCTGGCTGCTGGCGCCACGCTGATCGGCTTCCTGAACATTCCCACCTTCCTGGGCGGCGGGCACGCCTTCGACAGCTACCTGGGCCGCGCCATTCCGCAGGAGGCGCACGAGATCGCCGTTTCCACCGAGTGGCTGCTGACCGTGCTGGCCGTGGCCGCCGGGGTGGCGGGGCTGCTGTGGGCCTTCGCGCAGCACCGCGCCCGCAGCCTGGACAATGGGCCGCTGGGGCAGTTCAGCGCCAGCGCCCTGTACCTGGACAACGTGTACGACGGTGTAGTGGGTGCCCCCAGCCGGGCGATTGCCGGGGCACTGGACACGGTAGACCGCGGCACCGATGGCCTGATCGGCAGCGTGTCCCGCAATACGGCGGCCCCTGGCGGGCTGTTCACGCTGTGGCAGAGCGGCTTCGTGCGGGCCTACGCGGTCAGCATGCTGCTGGGCACGGCGGCGATCATCGGGTACTGGGCGCTGAAGATGATCGGGAGCGGGGCGTGA